Proteins found in one Flavobacterium channae genomic segment:
- a CDS encoding saccharopine dehydrogenase family protein — MRHVLVIGAGRSASSLIKYLLDHSEEQNLQVTISDLSEELAKQKTNNHKNARAIAFDIFNEAQRKEEIQKADIVVSMLPAHLHLEVAKDCITYKKHMVTASYISPAMQELDKVAKEKNLIFMNEIGLDPGIDHMSAMKVLDEIREKGGNIILFESFCGGLVAPESDTNLWNYKFTWNPRNVVLAGQGGAAKFIQEGTYKYIPYSKLFRRTEFLHVEGYGRFEAYANRDSLKYRSVYGLDDALTCYRGTIRRVGYSRAWDILVQLGMTDDSYTIDNSENMTYREFTNSFLPYHPTDTVEIKLRHAQKIDQDDIIWDKLVEIDLFNPTKKIGLIKATPAQILEKILSEKWALEPNDKDMIVMYHKFGYELNGEKKQIDSTMVCIGDDQTYTAMAKTVGLPVAIATLKILNKEITTPGVQLPITKEVYDPILKELEDYGVIFKETKVPYLGYNPLNIKN, encoded by the coding sequence ATGAGACATGTTTTAGTCATTGGAGCTGGTCGATCTGCATCATCTCTTATAAAATATTTATTAGATCATTCCGAAGAACAAAATCTACAAGTTACTATAAGTGATTTATCTGAAGAGTTAGCAAAACAAAAGACTAATAATCACAAAAACGCAAGAGCTATTGCTTTTGACATTTTTAACGAAGCACAACGAAAAGAAGAAATTCAAAAAGCCGACATTGTGGTTTCGATGCTTCCAGCACATTTGCATTTAGAAGTTGCTAAAGATTGCATTACATATAAAAAGCACATGGTTACTGCTTCTTATATTAGCCCAGCTATGCAAGAATTAGACAAGGTGGCCAAAGAAAAAAATTTGATTTTCATGAACGAAATTGGTCTTGATCCTGGTATCGACCACATGAGTGCTATGAAAGTTTTAGATGAAATTCGAGAAAAAGGCGGCAACATTATTTTGTTTGAATCATTCTGTGGAGGATTGGTTGCTCCTGAAAGTGATACAAACTTATGGAACTACAAATTCACTTGGAATCCAAGAAATGTAGTTTTAGCTGGTCAAGGTGGCGCTGCAAAATTTATCCAAGAAGGCACTTACAAATACATTCCATATTCCAAATTATTCAGAAGAACCGAATTTTTGCATGTTGAAGGCTATGGCAGATTTGAAGCCTATGCAAATCGTGATTCATTAAAATACAGAAGTGTTTACGGATTAGATGATGCTTTAACTTGTTATCGCGGGACCATTAGAAGAGTGGGATATTCTAGAGCTTGGGATATTTTAGTTCAACTTGGAATGACAGATGATTCGTATACTATTGACAACTCTGAAAACATGACGTATCGCGAGTTTACCAATTCATTCTTACCATATCATCCAACAGATACAGTTGAAATTAAATTACGTCATGCGCAAAAAATAGATCAAGACGATATCATTTGGGACAAATTAGTAGAAATTGATTTATTCAATCCGACTAAAAAAATTGGATTAATAAAAGCTACTCCAGCACAAATTTTAGAAAAAATATTATCTGAAAAATGGGCTTTGGAACCAAACGACAAAGATATGATTGTAATGTATCATAAATTTGGTTACGAATTAAACGGCGAGAAAAAACAAATCGATTCTACAATGGTTTGTATTGGAGACGACCAAACGTATACTGCCATGGCAAAAACCGTTGGTTTACCTGTAGCAATTGCTACTTTAAAAATATTAAACAAAGAAATTACAACACCAGGAGTTCAATTACCAATTACTAAAGAGGTTTATGATCCTATCTTAAAAGAATTAGAAGATTATGGTGTGATTTTTAAAGAAACTAAGGTTCCTTATTTAGGCTACAATCCACTAAATATAAAGAATTAA
- a CDS encoding Lrp/AsnC family transcriptional regulator, producing MKINHLQIEIDGIDKEILRYLMEDARKPILQIANKIGISGAAIHQRLRKLEQAGVIAGSKFVVDTKVLGYSTLAFIGIYLEKASSNPDVVKELKKIPEVLECHYTTGNWSILIKLICKDNEHLMQLLNKKIQPIDGVSRTETYISLEQQIERQIQL from the coding sequence ATGAAGATAAATCACTTACAAATTGAAATTGATGGCATCGACAAAGAAATTCTTCGTTATTTGATGGAAGATGCCCGAAAACCCATTTTACAGATTGCTAATAAAATTGGAATTTCAGGCGCTGCTATCCATCAACGCTTGCGAAAACTAGAACAAGCTGGTGTTATCGCAGGTTCAAAATTTGTAGTAGACACCAAAGTTCTAGGTTATAGCACTTTGGCTTTTATTGGAATTTATTTAGAAAAAGCGTCAAGTAATCCAGATGTTGTAAAAGAGTTGAAAAAAATACCCGAAGTTTTAGAATGTCATTACACCACAGGAAACTGGAGTATTTTAATTAAGCTAATTTGTAAAGACAATGAACACTTGATGCAATTACTTAATAAAAAAATCCAACCAATTGATGGTGTTTCCAGAACAGAAACTTATATTTCATTGGAACAACAAATAGAAAGACAAATTCAGTTGTAA
- a CDS encoding zinc metallopeptidase, with translation MFDLGSMIIGGIVMLVSWLVSNRLQSKFDYYSKVHLRNGMSGAEIAEKMLADHGIHDVRVISTPGRLTDHYNPADKTVNLSEAVYNQRNAAAAAVAAHECGHAVQHAQAYSWLTMRSKMVPAVQISSMLVQWVLIAGILLINKFPSLLLVGIVLFAVTTLFSIITLPVEYDASNRALAWLKNKNMVSQQEYAGAEDSLKWAARTYLVAAIGSIATLLYYVMRYVGASRD, from the coding sequence ATGTTTGATTTAGGTTCAATGATTATTGGTGGTATAGTAATGCTTGTGAGTTGGTTGGTTTCTAATCGACTTCAATCTAAGTTTGATTACTATTCAAAAGTTCATTTAAGAAACGGAATGAGTGGAGCTGAAATTGCGGAAAAAATGTTAGCCGATCATGGCATTCATGATGTGCGTGTAATTTCTACACCAGGTAGATTAACAGACCACTACAATCCAGCGGATAAAACCGTTAATTTGTCTGAAGCGGTTTATAACCAAAGAAATGCTGCTGCTGCTGCGGTTGCGGCTCACGAATGTGGTCACGCGGTACAACATGCACAAGCGTATAGTTGGTTAACAATGCGTTCTAAAATGGTGCCGGCAGTTCAAATTTCTTCAATGTTAGTACAATGGGTTTTAATCGCAGGAATCTTATTGATTAATAAATTCCCTTCATTATTATTAGTTGGAATTGTGTTGTTTGCTGTTACCACTTTATTTTCAATTATTACATTACCTGTAGAATACGATGCAAGTAATAGAGCGTTAGCTTGGTTAAAAAACAAAAATATGGTAAGTCAGCAAGAATATGCTGGTGCAGAAGATTCTTTAAAATGGGCTGCTCGTACGTATTTAGTTGCTGCAATTGGTTCAATTGCAACGTTGCTTTACTACGTAATGCGATATGTAGGAGCAAGTAGAGATTAA
- the leuS gene encoding leucine--tRNA ligase, which yields MKYHHEKIEAKWQQYWAENQTFAAKNNSEKPKYYVLDMFPYPSGAGLHVGHPLGYIASDIVARYKRHQGFNVLHPQGYDSFGLPAEQYAIQTGQHPEKTTKENIARYREQLDKIGFSFDWSREVRTSNPDYYKWTQWIFIQLFNSWYNNDTNQAEDISTLVEKFQAEGNANVNAVCDDNIVSFTSAEWDAFSSEEQQKILLQYRLTYLAETEVNWCPALGTVLANDEIVNGVSERGGHPVIRKKMTQWSMRISAYAERLLQGLETIDWSESIKESQRNWIGKSVGASVTFNVLPSSNFQLPATIEVFTTRPDTIFGVTFMTLAPEHELVAQITTPEQKEAVEAYIEATAKRSERERMADVKTISGVFTGAYAEHPFTKEPIPVWIGDYVLAGYGTGAVMAVPCGDERDYAFANFFKGTNGMPAIKNIFNQDISEAAFGEKGGFELVDSDFLNGLDCKNGTKKVIEELEKIGAGKAKVNYRLRDAVFSRQRYWGEPFPVYYVNGLPQMIDKKHLPIVLPEVEKYLPTEDGQPPLGNATVWAWDTNANAVVSNDLIDNVNVFPLELNTMPGWAGSSWYWMRYMDAHNDNEFASEDALKYWENVDLYIGGSEHATGHLLYSRFWNKFLKDRGVAPTEEPFKKLINQGMILGMSAFVYRSEDSKTLYSKGLIKDKNVHPIHVDLSCINDITNELDIEKFKAHPLYSDYKNAEFVLEDGKYIVGREVEKMSKSKYNVVNPDDICEEYGADTLRLYEMFLGPLEQAKPWNTAGITGVSGFLKKLWRLYFDDNGSVVKDDEPTAEMYKSLHKTIKKVTEDIENFSFNTSVSQFMICVNELSQLKCNHRAILEPLAVLVSPYAPHIAEELWSALGHEGSISTVAFPKFEEKYLIESEKEYPVSFNGKMRFTIKLPLDLTAAQIEEIVMADERTQNQLQGRTPNKVIIVPGKIINLVG from the coding sequence ATGAAATACCATCACGAAAAAATCGAAGCCAAATGGCAACAATATTGGGCAGAAAACCAAACTTTTGCTGCTAAAAATAATTCTGAAAAGCCAAAATACTATGTATTAGACATGTTTCCTTATCCATCTGGAGCAGGATTACACGTTGGGCATCCACTAGGTTACATTGCTTCTGATATTGTGGCGCGTTATAAAAGACATCAAGGATTCAATGTTTTGCATCCACAAGGTTATGATTCTTTTGGTTTACCAGCGGAACAATATGCCATTCAAACAGGTCAACATCCAGAAAAAACAACTAAAGAGAATATTGCGCGTTATCGTGAGCAATTAGATAAAATTGGTTTTTCATTTGATTGGAGTCGTGAAGTACGTACTTCAAATCCTGATTATTACAAATGGACACAATGGATTTTTATCCAATTGTTCAATTCATGGTATAACAATGATACCAACCAAGCGGAAGATATCTCTACGTTAGTAGAAAAATTCCAAGCGGAAGGAAACGCAAATGTAAATGCGGTTTGTGATGACAATATTGTATCATTTACTTCAGCAGAATGGGATGCATTTTCTTCAGAAGAGCAACAAAAAATCTTATTACAATATAGATTAACGTATTTAGCAGAAACAGAAGTAAACTGGTGTCCGGCTTTAGGAACTGTTTTAGCAAATGACGAAATCGTAAATGGTGTTTCGGAGCGTGGTGGACATCCTGTTATTCGTAAAAAAATGACACAATGGTCGATGCGAATTTCAGCTTATGCAGAACGTTTGTTACAAGGTTTAGAAACGATTGATTGGAGTGAATCGATTAAAGAATCGCAACGTAACTGGATTGGGAAAAGTGTAGGAGCAAGTGTGACTTTTAACGTTCTTCCATCTTCTAACTTCCAACTTCCAGCAACAATCGAAGTATTTACAACGCGTCCTGATACGATTTTTGGTGTTACGTTTATGACGTTAGCGCCAGAACACGAATTGGTAGCTCAAATTACAACTCCAGAACAAAAGGAAGCGGTTGAAGCTTATATTGAAGCAACTGCAAAGCGTTCAGAAAGAGAGCGTATGGCTGATGTTAAAACCATTTCAGGAGTTTTTACTGGAGCGTATGCCGAACATCCATTTACTAAAGAACCAATTCCGGTTTGGATTGGCGATTACGTGTTGGCAGGTTACGGAACGGGTGCTGTTATGGCGGTTCCTTGTGGTGATGAGCGCGATTATGCGTTTGCTAATTTCTTCAAAGGAACAAACGGAATGCCAGCTATTAAAAATATTTTTAATCAAGATATTTCTGAAGCAGCTTTTGGTGAAAAAGGTGGTTTCGAACTAGTAGATTCTGATTTCTTAAACGGATTGGATTGCAAAAATGGAACGAAAAAAGTAATCGAAGAGTTAGAAAAAATAGGAGCAGGAAAAGCCAAAGTAAATTACCGTTTACGCGATGCTGTTTTCTCTCGTCAAAGATATTGGGGTGAACCTTTCCCAGTGTATTATGTAAATGGTTTGCCACAAATGATTGACAAAAAACATTTGCCAATTGTTTTACCAGAAGTTGAAAAATATTTACCAACAGAAGATGGTCAGCCACCATTAGGAAATGCAACGGTTTGGGCTTGGGATACAAATGCAAATGCTGTAGTTAGCAATGATTTAATTGACAATGTAAATGTATTCCCATTAGAATTGAACACCATGCCAGGTTGGGCAGGTTCGTCTTGGTATTGGATGCGTTATATGGATGCTCACAACGACAACGAATTTGCTAGCGAGGATGCTTTAAAATATTGGGAAAATGTAGATTTATATATTGGAGGAAGCGAGCACGCAACTGGTCACTTGTTGTATTCTCGTTTTTGGAACAAATTTTTAAAAGATAGAGGTGTTGCGCCAACAGAAGAACCATTCAAAAAATTAATCAATCAAGGAATGATTTTGGGAATGAGTGCTTTTGTTTACAGAAGTGAAGATTCAAAAACATTATATTCTAAAGGATTAATTAAAGATAAAAATGTTCATCCAATTCACGTTGATTTATCATGTATTAATGACATCACCAACGAATTAGACATCGAAAAATTCAAAGCGCATCCTTTATATTCAGATTATAAAAACGCTGAATTTGTGTTAGAAGATGGAAAATACATTGTAGGTCGCGAAGTAGAAAAAATGTCAAAATCGAAATACAATGTAGTCAATCCAGATGATATTTGTGAAGAATATGGTGCGGATACGTTGCGTTTGTATGAAATGTTTTTAGGGCCATTAGAACAAGCGAAACCTTGGAATACAGCAGGAATTACAGGAGTTTCTGGTTTCTTAAAAAAACTATGGCGTTTGTATTTTGATGACAATGGTTCTGTTGTAAAAGATGACGAACCAACGGCAGAAATGTACAAATCGTTACATAAAACCATTAAGAAAGTAACGGAAGATATTGAGAATTTCTCGTTTAATACTTCTGTTTCTCAATTTATGATTTGTGTAAACGAATTATCGCAATTAAAATGCAATCACAGAGCTATTTTAGAACCCTTAGCAGTTTTAGTTTCGCCTTATGCACCACATATTGCAGAAGAGTTATGGAGTGCTTTAGGTCATGAAGGTTCAATTTCAACAGTTGCTTTCCCTAAATTTGAGGAAAAATATTTAATTGAAAGCGAAAAAGAATATCCGGTTTCATTCAACGGAAAAATGCGTTTTACAATTAAATTGCCATTAGATTTAACAGCTGCTCAAATTGAAGAAATTGTAATGGCTGATGAAAGAACGCAAAATCAATTACAAGGAAGAACACCTAATAAAGTAATCATCGTTCCTGGAAAGATTATTAATTTAGTAGGGTAA
- a CDS encoding WG repeat-containing protein: MTSKFKIFSFLLFFTIVLNAQEKIFPYREGNLWGLCNEKALVLVKPTYDVVKNVRGKSYDFFEVKSNNNIGIYSGFKNIIPVEFQDLIYVSHNLIIAIKKDSLKKEQQFLYNINGELLINKPLSSLKAIKGNDKRFADTFIIGFHVRNLDGKESLVNLDYYDKDKLSYVIKDVFSIELDNKKSKEELAIAYIKQTAVSNTETKYFKIEGSQIILLDEKKDSQYILENTGIQKKKNRYEGYDDNVAVPDMGSEIVIDEPQVYLGTGLGSGDVPDQKKDIRKKPKGNSYYNYVLKEGQIEITNSVNKNKKTVKFPFKVDKIEVFKSKGAIVDEKPFSDSIQGYFNYIIYQKKNKFGLIYKYPFQKSLEYDFLEPMKSEKKFDYSSKSYFKVGVLDKKTKIMKYGVIDAKHTVVLPFEYDEVKLGFTITPIVKEQIFLVKKNNLYGLISEKLFATSSDEKEIKLPIDFDDIRFNSENQSFLKVKKGNQHSAYISYYSGSDYVLTLLPSYYPYSVKEIRYAVGSGKKGISLLEAIDYIALEDENGNFKGYANPNGTLYFKD, from the coding sequence ATGACATCAAAATTTAAGATTTTTTCATTTTTATTATTTTTTACAATTGTTTTAAATGCCCAAGAAAAGATTTTTCCTTACCGAGAAGGAAATTTATGGGGTTTGTGTAATGAAAAAGCTTTGGTTTTAGTTAAGCCAACATACGATGTTGTTAAAAATGTACGTGGTAAATCGTATGATTTTTTTGAAGTTAAGTCGAATAATAATATTGGAATTTATTCAGGTTTTAAAAATATTATTCCAGTTGAATTTCAAGATTTGATTTATGTCTCTCATAATTTAATAATTGCTATTAAAAAAGATTCATTAAAAAAAGAACAACAATTTCTATACAATATTAATGGTGAACTTTTAATAAATAAACCACTTTCTTCTTTAAAAGCAATCAAAGGAAATGACAAGCGATTCGCAGATACATTTATAATTGGGTTTCATGTAAGAAATCTTGATGGTAAAGAATCGTTGGTAAACCTTGATTATTATGATAAAGATAAGTTGAGTTATGTAATAAAAGATGTTTTCTCAATTGAGTTAGATAATAAAAAATCAAAAGAAGAATTAGCAATTGCTTACATTAAGCAAACTGCAGTAAGTAATACTGAAACCAAATACTTTAAAATTGAAGGAAGTCAAATAATTCTTTTAGATGAAAAAAAAGATAGCCAGTACATTTTAGAAAATACTGGTATTCAAAAGAAAAAGAATAGATATGAAGGTTATGATGACAATGTAGCTGTTCCAGATATGGGAAGCGAAATTGTTATAGATGAACCACAAGTTTATTTAGGAACAGGATTAGGAAGTGGTGATGTGCCAGATCAAAAAAAGGACATTAGAAAAAAACCAAAAGGGAATTCTTATTACAATTATGTGTTAAAAGAAGGTCAAATTGAAATTACAAATAGCGTTAATAAGAATAAAAAAACTGTAAAATTCCCATTTAAAGTTGATAAAATAGAAGTGTTTAAATCAAAAGGTGCTATTGTAGATGAAAAGCCATTTTCGGATTCAATACAAGGGTACTTTAATTACATTATTTATCAGAAGAAGAATAAATTTGGTTTAATTTATAAATATCCATTTCAAAAAAGTTTAGAATATGATTTCTTAGAGCCAATGAAATCTGAAAAGAAATTTGATTATAGTTCTAAAAGTTATTTCAAAGTTGGAGTTTTAGATAAGAAAACAAAAATCATGAAATATGGCGTTATTGATGCTAAACATACTGTTGTTTTGCCATTTGAATATGATGAAGTAAAATTAGGATTTACTATAACTCCTATTGTTAAAGAACAAATATTTTTGGTAAAGAAAAACAATCTGTATGGATTAATTTCGGAAAAATTATTTGCTACTTCTTCAGATGAAAAAGAAATTAAATTACCAATCGATTTTGATGATATTAGATTCAATTCAGAAAATCAAAGTTTTTTAAAAGTAAAAAAAGGGAATCAACATTCGGCATATATTAGCTATTATAGTGGCTCTGATTATGTCCTGACATTGTTGCCGTCTTATTATCCTTATTCAGTTAAAGAAATTAGATATGCTGTTGGGAGTGGAAAAAAAGGAATTTCTCTGTTAGAAGCGATCGATTATATTGCACTTGAAGATGAAAATGGAAATTTCAAAGGATATGCAAATCCAAACGGTACTTTATATTTTAAAGATTAG
- a CDS encoding cell division protein FtsX, whose translation MASSFENYNKRRLISSYFSVVLSIFLVLFLLGALGLFVINSKKITNDFKENIPMTIFFNNDANDSIIDAFDTEMKNAKFIKDYAFVHKDSAAKNNVDIVGKDFMEFLGFNPLQNSFDIHLKGDYVVADSIKKIERNIRKNEMVSEIIYDKELVDLVNNNVTKISFWILIISGVLTVVAMLLINSSLRLSVYSHRFTIKTMQMVGATKSFIRKPFIWRSIKLGLIGSVLAIIALLFLVYYVDGLFPSLGIAKDYTSIGIVVIGVLLIGIIITSISTFFATQRFLNLKTDDLY comes from the coding sequence ATGGCATCATCTTTTGAAAATTACAACAAGCGACGATTGATTTCTTCATACTTTTCGGTAGTATTGAGTATCTTTTTAGTTTTATTCCTTTTAGGAGCATTAGGACTTTTTGTAATTAATTCAAAAAAAATAACCAATGATTTTAAAGAGAATATTCCGATGACTATTTTCTTTAATAACGATGCAAATGATTCTATTATTGATGCATTTGATACCGAAATGAAAAATGCAAAATTTATAAAAGACTACGCATTTGTTCATAAAGATAGTGCTGCTAAAAACAATGTAGATATCGTAGGAAAAGATTTCATGGAGTTTTTAGGTTTCAATCCGCTTCAAAATTCATTTGATATTCACTTAAAAGGAGATTACGTTGTTGCAGATAGTATAAAAAAAATTGAACGTAACATTCGTAAAAACGAAATGGTTTCGGAAATTATTTATGACAAAGAATTAGTAGATTTAGTTAATAACAATGTTACTAAAATCAGTTTTTGGATTTTAATTATAAGCGGAGTTTTAACAGTAGTAGCTATGCTTTTAATTAACAGTTCGCTTCGTTTATCGGTTTATTCACATCGATTTACAATCAAAACAATGCAAATGGTTGGCGCTACAAAATCTTTCATCAGAAAACCATTTATTTGGAGAAGCATCAAACTAGGTTTAATAGGTTCTGTGTTGGCAATTATTGCTTTATTATTCCTTGTATATTATGTTGATGGTTTATTCCCAAGTTTAGGAATTGCAAAAGATTATACTTCTATCGGAATTGTAGTTATTGGAGTGTTATTAATTGGAATCATTATTACTTCGATTAGCACGTTTTTTGCAACACAACGTTTTCTAAATTTAAAAACTGACGACTTATACTAA
- a CDS encoding DUF3098 domain-containing protein, with translation MENNNKPEFLFDKVNYKILLVGLAVIALGFILMSGGGSDNPNVFNEDIFNFRRIRLAPTLVLIGFGITVYSILKNPSKK, from the coding sequence ATGGAAAATAACAACAAACCTGAATTTCTTTTTGACAAAGTAAATTATAAAATTCTTTTAGTTGGCTTAGCTGTAATTGCACTAGGATTTATCTTAATGAGTGGTGGCGGTAGTGACAATCCAAACGTGTTTAACGAAGACATCTTTAATTTCAGAAGAATTCGTTTAGCTCCAACTTTAGTATTAATTGGATTTGGAATTACTGTTTATTCCATTTTGAAAAATCCTTCTAAAAAGTAA
- a CDS encoding undecaprenyl-diphosphate phosphatase — translation MNTLQAIILAIIEGITEFLPVSSTGHMIIASSFFGIAQDDFTKLFTIVIQLGTILSVVVLYFKRFFQSLDFYFKLFVAFIPAVIFGLLLSDFIDGLLENPITVAVSLIIGGVLLLKVDEWFGNSEGTEISYLTALKIGLFQCLAMIPGVSRSGASIVGGMTQKLSRTTAAEFSFFLAIPTMLGATLKKSYDYYKAGYELTQEQTNLLIIGNVVGFIVALIAIKSFIGFLTKHGFKIFGYYRIVAGIAILLIHFFVQKLTII, via the coding sequence TTGAACACACTTCAAGCCATTATACTTGCAATTATTGAAGGAATAACCGAATTCCTTCCTGTTTCTTCTACAGGACATATGATAATCGCTTCTTCTTTTTTTGGAATTGCACAAGACGATTTTACCAAATTATTTACAATCGTAATACAGTTAGGAACTATTTTATCAGTAGTTGTATTGTATTTCAAACGCTTTTTTCAATCGCTTGATTTTTACTTCAAATTATTTGTAGCTTTTATTCCTGCAGTAATTTTTGGTTTACTTCTAAGTGATTTTATCGATGGTTTACTAGAAAATCCTATCACTGTTGCAGTTTCATTAATTATTGGAGGTGTTTTATTACTTAAAGTTGACGAATGGTTTGGCAATTCTGAAGGAACTGAAATCTCCTATTTAACCGCTTTAAAAATTGGTTTATTTCAATGTTTAGCTATGATACCTGGAGTTTCTAGAAGTGGTGCTAGTATCGTTGGTGGTATGACACAAAAACTTTCAAGAACAACTGCTGCGGAATTTTCATTTTTTCTAGCAATTCCTACTATGTTGGGCGCTACATTAAAAAAATCATACGATTATTATAAAGCAGGTTATGAACTAACACAAGAACAAACTAATTTACTAATTATAGGAAATGTTGTTGGGTTTATTGTGGCTTTAATTGCAATAAAATCTTTCATAGGATTTTTAACGAAACACGGATTTAAAATTTTTGGATATTACAGAATAGTAGCAGGAATTGCCATTCTATTAATTCATTTTTTTGTTCAAAAATTAACCATTATTTAA
- the truB gene encoding tRNA pseudouridine(55) synthase TruB, whose protein sequence is MTSEEILAGKVLLIDKPLTWSSFQAVNKLKYILKRKYDLPKKFKIGHAGTLDPLATGLLIICTGKFTKQITEIQAQAKEYTGTIIIGATTPSYDLETEIDATFPTEHITEELILETTKQFLGEIDQKPPVFSAIKKDGKRLYEHARAGEEVEIQARKTTIYEFEITRIQFPEVDFRVKCSKGTYIRSLAYDFGLALQSGGHLTALRRTKIGDYSVNNAISPEDFEKEINNEN, encoded by the coding sequence ATGACTTCAGAAGAAATTTTAGCCGGAAAAGTATTGCTAATCGACAAGCCTTTAACGTGGTCTTCGTTTCAGGCGGTTAATAAATTGAAATACATTTTAAAACGCAAATACGATTTACCTAAAAAATTTAAAATTGGTCATGCCGGAACGCTAGATCCTTTAGCAACTGGTTTATTAATTATTTGTACTGGAAAGTTTACCAAACAAATTACCGAAATTCAAGCACAAGCAAAAGAATATACTGGAACAATTATAATTGGAGCCACTACTCCATCTTATGATTTAGAAACAGAAATAGATGCAACTTTTCCAACAGAACATATTACTGAAGAATTGATTTTAGAAACTACTAAACAATTTTTAGGCGAAATAGATCAAAAACCACCTGTTTTTTCAGCTATAAAAAAAGATGGAAAACGTTTGTACGAACACGCTCGTGCTGGCGAAGAAGTAGAAATTCAAGCAAGAAAAACTACGATTTACGAATTTGAAATTACAAGAATACAATTTCCTGAAGTAGATTTCAGAGTAAAATGCAGCAAAGGAACATACATTCGTTCGTTAGCTTATGATTTTGGATTAGCTCTACAATCTGGAGGTCATTTAACCGCATTAAGAAGAACGAAAATTGGTGATTATTCAGTTAACAATGCTATTTCACCTGAAGATTTTGAAAAAGAAATAAATAATGAAAACTAA
- a CDS encoding YiiX/YebB-like N1pC/P60 family cysteine hydrolase, which translates to MKTKFYLLLLFTVSSFSQNVKLKTGDLLFQSMNCGPLCEAINEVTEGYQGKDFSHLGMVYIKNDSIFVIEASGKEVKVTPYETFKTYTNDEMYVGRLKRKFRKYIPEAISFSLQQVGVPYDDEYLYDNGKYYCSELIYDAFLNSYKKPLFDLYPMTFKSPNTNEYFEVWADYYAKLKMEIPEGQLGCNPGGISTSNKLKIIGSLR; encoded by the coding sequence ATGAAAACTAAATTTTACCTTCTTTTATTATTTACTGTTTCAAGCTTTTCGCAAAACGTAAAACTAAAAACAGGCGATTTATTATTTCAATCTATGAATTGCGGTCCGCTTTGTGAAGCCATTAACGAAGTTACTGAAGGTTATCAAGGAAAAGATTTTAGTCATTTAGGAATGGTGTACATCAAAAATGATTCTATTTTTGTAATTGAAGCATCTGGAAAAGAAGTAAAAGTTACACCTTACGAAACTTTTAAAACCTACACCAATGACGAAATGTATGTAGGCAGATTGAAACGTAAATTCCGAAAATATATTCCTGAAGCAATTAGCTTTTCTTTGCAACAAGTTGGTGTTCCTTATGACGATGAATATTTGTATGATAATGGAAAATACTATTGTTCAGAATTAATTTATGATGCTTTTTTGAATTCGTATAAAAAGCCTCTATTTGATTTGTATCCAATGACTTTCAAATCACCAAATACAAATGAATATTTTGAAGTTTGGGCAGACTATTATGCTAAACTAAAAATGGAAATCCCAGAAGGGCAACTTGGTTGTAACCCTGGCGGAATTTCCACTTCTAACAAATTAAAAATTATAGGAAGCTTACGCTAA